A genome region from Cucumis sativus cultivar 9930 chromosome 4, Cucumber_9930_V3, whole genome shotgun sequence includes the following:
- the LOC105435264 gene encoding sigma factor binding protein 2, chloroplastic, whose product MDAGTATGSDHRTLDAVYRRKPTKKTKQPKNRLKKPIKVVYISNPMKVQTSASGFMALVQELTGQDADFPDPSKFPPSAVCDGAASTDQLYNTISSGGEDDGATNLIVNSNNSSLVDEVPAEDDILGSFYDDFDDLIFPSPVIGNFSGLLPAPVAAVVYESNAR is encoded by the coding sequence ATGGACGCTGGCACCGCCACCGGAAGCGACCACCGAACTCTCGACGCCGTTTACCGGCGTAAACCCaccaagaaaacaaaacaacccaAGAACAGATTGAAAAAACCCATCAAAGTTGTGTACATATCCAACCCCATGAAAGTTCAAACCAGTGCTTCTGGATTCATGGCTTTGGTCCAAGAACTCACCGGCCAAGACGCTGACTTTCCTGACCCCTCTAAATTCCCCCCCTCCGCCGTATGCGACGGCGCCGCCTCCACCGACCAACTCTACAATACGATATCCAGTGGCGGTGAGGACGACGGTGCTACTAATCTTATTGTGAATAGTAACAACTCTTCACTTGTTGACGAGGTGCCGGCGGAGGACGACATTCTTGGTAGCTTTTATGACGACTTTGACGACTTGATTTTTCCTTCTCCGGTAATTGGAAATTTCTCGGGGTTGCTTCCGGCTCCCGTGGCGGCGGTTGTCTATGAATCTAATGCAaggtga
- the LOC101208080 gene encoding phosphatidylinositol 4-phosphate 5-kinase 5, which yields MSRESGVLKAWEATVRKTQAAKKRAHSIFGTTSVAHADDGDIDGEVIESELYSGEVYHADRILPNGDYYTGQWCDSFPHGQGKYLWTDGCMYVGEWSKGKTMGRGRFSWPSGATYEGEFKSGYMDGNGTYTGSNGDTYKGHWVMNLKHGHGVKNFSNGDCYDGEWRRGLQEGHGRYQWKNGNHYVGEWKNGEICGKGSFAWSNGNRYEGNWETGLPRGNGTFKWPDGSFYVGYWSKDPQEQNGSYYPSGSSGNVHWDPQDVYNVDFSDCKICLGEKVSILPSQKKLAVWRSSKGEDGVKPRRMSVDGRVSVDVEKPLDRMQMWGGGDMDEYVAGCCSERTSSVGGGGGGGGGRGDVADYMLGLNLDKEGLGTMPAKMPRSSKRQGETICKGHKNYDLMLNLQLGIRHSVGRPAPTASLDLKPSAFDPKEKVWTKFPSEGSKHTPPHQSCEFKWKDYCPLVFRTLRKLFKVDPADYMLSICGNDALRELSSPGKSGSFFYLTNDDRYMIKTMKKSEAKVLIRMLSAYYNHVRAFETTLVTKFYGLHCVKLTGPIQKKVRFIIMGNLFCSEYSIHRRFDLKGSILGRTTDKPESEIDETTILKDLDLNFVFRLQKSWFQEFCRQIDRDCEFLEQERIMDYSLLVGLHFRETSAAGDLIPSGARTPIGGPDNEVGPRLSRVDLDQLFLDPSRWSSIKLGVNMPARVERTMRRSDCEFQLVGEPTGEYYDVVMFFGVIDILQDYDISKKLEHAYKSIQYDPTSISAVDPKQYSKRFRDFIFNIFAEDETNFE from the exons ATGAGCAGAGAGAGTGGAGTTTTGAAGGCATGGGAAGCCACGGTACGTAAAACACAAGCGGCCAAGAAACGAGCTCACAGCATATTCGGCACGACGTCAGTAGCTCACGCCGACGATGGCGACATCGATGGCGAAGTAATAGAATCAGAATTGTATTCGGGTGAGGTTTATCACGCTGATAGAATCCTCCCCAATGGCGACTATTACACCGGCCAATGGTGCGATAGCTTCCCTCATGGACAAGGCAAATATCTATGGACTGATGGTTGTATGTACGTTGGTGAATGGAGCAAAGGCAAGACGATGGGGCGAGGCCGGTTCAGTTGGCCTTCAGGAGCCACTTATGAAGGTGAATTCAAGAGTGGTTATATGGATGGAAATGGTACTTATACAGGTTCAAATGGTGATACTTATAAAGGACATTGGGTTATGAATTTGAAACATGGACATGGAGTTAAAAACTTCTCAAACGGGGATTGTTATGATGGGGAATGGAGGAGAGGATTGCAAGAAGGGCATGGGAGATATCAATGGAAAAATGGGAATCATTATGTTGGTGAATGGAAAAATGGGGAGATCTGTGGGAAAGGGAGTTTTGCTTGGAGCAATGGGAATAGATATGAAGGGAATTGGGAGACTGGTTTGCCTAGAGGGAATGGGACTTTCAAATGGCCTGATGGGAGTTTCTATGTGGGGTATTGGAGTAAAGATCCACAAGAGCAGAATGGGAGTTATTACCCTTCTGGTTCATCTGGGAATGTGCATTGGGATCCTCAAGATGTGTATAATGTTGATTTTAGTGATTGCAAGATCTGTCTTGGGGAGAAGGTTTCAATTTTGCCATCACAGAAGAAGTTGGCGGTGTGGAGATCATCGAAGGGGGAGGATGGAGTGAAGCCGAGGAGGATGTCTGTTGATGGTAGGGTGAGTGTTGATGTTGAGAAGCCGTTAGATAGAATGCAGATGTGGGGAGGTGGGGATATGGATGAGTATGTAGCAGGGTGTTGTAGCGAGAGGACGTCGTCAGtcggaggaggaggaggaggcgGAGGCGGTCGAGGGGATGTGGCTGATTATATGTTGGGGCTGAATTTGGATAAGGAGGGACTTGGGACGATGCCAGCGAAAATGCCAAGATCTTCCAAGAGACAAGGAGAGACAATCTGCAAAGGGCACAAGAACTATGATCTAATGCTCAATTTGCAGCTTGGGATCAG ACATTCAGTAGGAAGACCGGCCCCCACGGCTTCGCTCGACTTGAAGCCTTCGGCTTTTGATCCCAAGGAAAAAGTTTGGACCAAATTTCCCTCAGAAGGAAGCAAACACACTCCACCTCACCAGTCATGTGAGTTCAAATGGAAGGACTATTGCCCTCTAGTTTTCAG AACTCTAAGGAAATTGTTCAAGGTGGATCCAGCTGATTATATGCTATCAATCTGCGGGAACGATGCGCTACGAGAACTTTCATCTCCTGGTAAAAGTGGTAGCTTTTTCTACTTGACCAATGACGACCGATATATGATCAAGACGATGAAGAAGTCAGAAGCCAAA GTTTTGATAAGAATGTTGTCTGCCTATTATAACCATGTGAGAGCCTTTGAGACCACTTTGGTGACCAAATTCTATGGCCTTCATTGTGTTAAATTAACTGGGCCTATCCAGAAGAAG GTAAGGTTCATCATAATGGGAAACCTTTTCTGCTCAGAGTATTCCATTCATCGACGATTCGACTTGAAAGGGTCGATTCTTGGACGCACAACAGATAAGCCTGAGAGTGAGATCGATGAAACAACTATCCTTAAGGATCTTGATCTTAACTTTGTATTTCGGCTTCAGAAATCATGGTTTCAAGAGTTTTGCAG GCAAATCGATCGGGACTGCGAGTTTCTCGAACAGGAAAGAATCATGGATTATAGTCTTCTTGTTGGTCTTCACTTCAGGGAAACTTCAGCTGCTGGTGATTTGATACCTTCTGGAGCTCGCACTCCGATAG gtgGGCCCGATAACGAAGTAGGTCCTCGTTTGTCGAGAGTCGACTTGGATCAGCTCTTCCTAGATCCATCCAG ATGGTCAAGTATCAAATTGGGGGTAAACATGCCAGCTCGGGTCGAACGAACGATGAGAAGAAGCGACTGTGAGTTTCAACTAGTTGGAGAACCAACAGGAGAATATTATGATGTGGTTATGTTCTTTGGTGTCATTGACATACTTCAAGATTATGACATTAGCAAGAAACTTGAGCATGCCTACAAGTCCATTCAATACGATCCAACTTCGATATCAGCTGTTGATCCAAAGCAATACTCGAAGCGGTTTCGtgatttcatatttaatatctTTGCAGAAGATGAGACAAACTTCGAATGA